The genomic window ATCACGGACCGCAACGGCGGCCTCATGTCAGAGGAGAAATAGCCATGTCGATGTCCACGGGCGGAGGCGGCGACGTCACCTCCGACATCAACGTGACGCCGATGATCGACGTGCTCCTCGTGCTGCTGATCATCTTCATGATCGTGCAGGCGCTGAAGCGGGCGGCCATCGACATCCAGATTCCACCGATCGAGACCGGGTCGAAGTCCAACGCCCCGAGCACCCAGATCGTGCTCGAGCTCCGCGATGACGGCAGCTACGTCATCAACGGGCAAGCGCCGACCCCGAAGGCGCAGCTCGACCGGAAGTTCCACGAGATCTACGACCAGCGCCCGGCGAAGCTCCTCTTCGTCAAGCCGGGGCAGAATCGGGTCTACGCCGACATCATCGAGGCGATCGACATTGCCCGGGGTGCCGGGGTCGCGGTGGTGGGCTTCACCCCGATCGAATCGAACGCGAACTGAGCCAGGGGTGAGCCACACCCCGGCCGACAACCACGCGGGCGCACCCTCCGGGCGCGTCCGCGTTTCGGCATCCTTCCCCGAGCCGCCGCGGCGCGACCCCGTGGCGACCGCGGTCTCGCTGCTCTTCCATGCCGTGCTCATCTACCTGGCCATTCGGGTCAGCGCGGTGGTGGTGGAGCCGCGCGGCGGCGACTTTGCCGAAGCCTTCCAGGAGTTCATGTCGGGCGGTGGAGGCGGGGGCGGAAAGGGCGGTACCTTCATTGCCGTGACGCCGCCGGCCGCGCCGACAGTCGTCCCGGTCGAGACCCCACCGGTGGTGACCCCGACCGTCGTCCCCACGCCGACGCCCGCGGTCCCCACGCCGACCGAGATCCCTCCACCAGCGGCGGCCCCGGGTGCGGCCGTGGCGGGCGCAGGGAGTGGCGGCGGGACCGGTGGTGGGACGGGGACCGGCGCGGGCACCGGGACGGGCAGCGGTGTCGGGCCAGGAAGCGGTGGCGGGACGGGTGGCGGGACAGGCACGGGCCGGGCGGGGATGCCGCCGGTGCCCCGCTCGCTGATGATTCCTCCGCTGGACTTTCCCAAATCGTTGCGGGGCAAGACGGCCGAGGTGGTATTCAGCATCT from Gemmatimonadota bacterium includes these protein-coding regions:
- a CDS encoding biopolymer transporter ExbD; its protein translation is MSMSTGGGGDVTSDINVTPMIDVLLVLLIIFMIVQALKRAAIDIQIPPIETGSKSNAPSTQIVLELRDDGSYVINGQAPTPKAQLDRKFHEIYDQRPAKLLFVKPGQNRVYADIIEAIDIARGAGVAVVGFTPIESNAN